In Longimicrobium sp., the DNA window GCGTCCCGACTGGGTGGTGGTGGTGGGCGACGTGAACTCCACCCTGGCGTGCGCCCTGGTCACCGCCAAGCTGAAGCCGGAGCTGGGGTGCCGGGTGGCCCACGTCGAGGCGGGGCTGCGCAGCGGCGACTGGGCGATGCCCGAAGAGGTGAACCGCGTCCTCACCGACCGGCTTTCGGACCTGCTGCTTACCCCCAGCCGCGACGCTCACGCCAATCTGCGGGCGGAAGGGATCGCGGACGCGCAGGTGGTGTTCGCCGGCAACGTGATGATCGACACGCTCTTCGCCCAGCTCCCCGCGGCGCGCGCCCTGGGGCTGCTCGACGAGCTGGCGCTCCCGCGCGGCGGATACGCGGTGGTCACGCTGCACCGCCCGTCGATGGTGGATGACGCGCGCGCGCTCGCCGAGACACTGGGGGCGCTGGCCGAGGCAGCACGCGAGATGCCGGTGGTGTTTCCGATGCATCCGCGCACGCGCCAGAACGTGGAAGCCTTTGGGCTGGCCCCAATGCTGCACGGCGTGCGGGTGGTGGAGCCGCTCGGCTACCGCGCGATGCTGGCGCTGACCGATGGAAGCGCGGTGGTGCTTACCGACTCCGGCGGGCTGCAGGAGGAAACCACGAGCCTCGGTGTACCCTGCGTGACGCTGCGGGAGCAGACCGAGCGCCCCGTGACGGTCACCCAGGGCACCAACCGCCTGGCGCCCTGGCCGCTGACGCGCGACGGCATCCTTTCCTCCTTTCGCGAGGCCGCGGCCGAGGGGCGGCGCGAGCCGGGCGCGCGCGCCCCGGAAGGCTGGGACGGGCGGGCGGCCGAGCGCGTGGTCGCGGCGCTCCGCGAGCGGTGCGCCCCCCCGCGCGAGGCGGTGCGGTGAGGGAGCTCGCCAAGCTCGTGCAGGTGGGGTTTCCCACCCACAACCGGTGGGACGAGGTGCGCAACACGCTGGAGCGGCTGGCCGATGCCGGGCTCGGCGACCTGCGCGTGCTGATCGTGGACGACGGCTCCGACCAGCCGTGCCCCTTCGAGCCGGCGTCCATCTGCCCGCGGGCGGAGCTGCGGCGGCACGGCGAGGCGCGGGGGATGGTGGTGCGGCGCAACGAGATCGCCCGCGCGATGGATGCCCGCTACTACCTGGGGCTCGACGACGACTCGTTTCCCGTGTCGGGGTCGCTGGAAGACGCGGTGCACTTCGCCGAGGGGCGCGACGACCTCCTGTCGCTGGCGTTCCCCATCTTCAACCCGCGGCTGGGCACCCCGCAGGTGCCGTCGGTGGCCGCCGGGCCCTACGACGTGCGCGCCTTCATCGGGTGCGGGCACCTGATGCGGCGCGACCGCTTCCTGGGGCTGGGCGGCTTTTCGCCGGTGTTCGCCTACTTCTTCGAGGAATGGGAGCTGGCGGCGCGCGGGTTCGTGCAGGGGCTGCGCTGCGTGCACTACCCGGGGCTGCAGGTTCACCACCGCGCCTCGAACGCGTGGCGCGACTGGAACCGGATGGACTTCTACGGCGCCCGCAACGCCGTGTTGTGGAACGACTGGTACGTTCCCCCCGGGCGGCGGGGCGTCAAGCAGACGCGTGCCCTGGCGGCGCGGCTGATGCTGGCGGCGCGCACCGGGCGCACGGCTTCGCTGCGCGGGTTCGCGGCGGGAATGCGCGAGCGGGCCGCCCACCGGGCGCACCGAAGGCCCATGACGGCGGAGCAGTACACGGAGTGGGTGGGCATGCCGTTCAGCTGACCGGCGGCCCCGCGGTACAAATTCAATCGAGGTCCCCTGATGGTGCGTCCCTCCTTTCTGGCGGCGGTCTGTGTCGCGGGCCTTGCGGCGGTCGGCTGCGACGGCGGCACGCTGGCGCAGCCAGGACCCCCGACGATCAGGGTGAACTTCGCCGACGCCGGGAGCCAGGTGCGCTCCAT includes these proteins:
- the wecB gene encoding non-hydrolyzing UDP-N-acetylglucosamine 2-epimerase, coding for MRVLVVAGARPNFMKVAPIVAELGRRGIEAPLVHTGQHYDARMSDTFFRDLDIPAPDFHLGVGSGSHAVQTAGVMTAFEPVLREVRPDWVVVVGDVNSTLACALVTAKLKPELGCRVAHVEAGLRSGDWAMPEEVNRVLTDRLSDLLLTPSRDAHANLRAEGIADAQVVFAGNVMIDTLFAQLPAARALGLLDELALPRGGYAVVTLHRPSMVDDARALAETLGALAEAAREMPVVFPMHPRTRQNVEAFGLAPMLHGVRVVEPLGYRAMLALTDGSAVVLTDSGGLQEETTSLGVPCVTLREQTERPVTVTQGTNRLAPWPLTRDGILSSFREAAAEGRREPGARAPEGWDGRAAERVVAALRERCAPPREAVR
- a CDS encoding glycosyltransferase family 2 protein, translating into MRELAKLVQVGFPTHNRWDEVRNTLERLADAGLGDLRVLIVDDGSDQPCPFEPASICPRAELRRHGEARGMVVRRNEIARAMDARYYLGLDDDSFPVSGSLEDAVHFAEGRDDLLSLAFPIFNPRLGTPQVPSVAAGPYDVRAFIGCGHLMRRDRFLGLGGFSPVFAYFFEEWELAARGFVQGLRCVHYPGLQVHHRASNAWRDWNRMDFYGARNAVLWNDWYVPPGRRGVKQTRALAARLMLAARTGRTASLRGFAAGMRERAAHRAHRRPMTAEQYTEWVGMPFS